The nucleotide sequence TGTCTTTGCTGGTGTTGCTTCTAAAATGGCTGCTGGtatgtatataatataaaacatttaGGTGTCCCGGTGTTGGACACGTGTCAGTGTCTGGCACCGACACCTATAATTAatctaaattatattatttttttaaactattatTTGGGTCAGTGTTCGTATTGTGTCTGGTGTCTGTGTTTCATAGCTAATAACTTACTAACATTTGTTTATATAGAAAACTAATGAGTGTGATACCAAAGCTTACCGTTAAATTAACTCAGACTTCTAAGATTGATTTccaaaatttatttcattagaTAAGCTAAGTGGAGATGGTTTAGTGGGATTATTTTTTGTGGCTATGGCAAATGTTCTTCTGGTGGCGGTAATGATATCTGCCGGTCACGTTTCCGGTGGCCATTTGAATCCCGCTGTGACCTTCGGCCTCCTTGTTGGCGGCCACATCACCGTCGTCCGTTCTATCttatattggattgatcaaCTTATAGCATCTGCAGGAGCTTGCTATCTTCTTCATTACCTCACTGGTGGATTAGTAAGtgtcattttttatattcattctaTCAATTTTGACAAGAATTTAACAATTGAAATTGTTTTACTTTACTTTCATTTATTCAATTGATACTTACATTTCTTCTATTCAAACGTAATTGAGATGTATATGTCTATGTATAAATCGTTAGTGAaaaaacttagttttttttcaatttttttttttgacaaaaaaaaaaaaattgtgtatattatttgatatttttctcaataacaaacatttgtgtatatttccttaaaaaaaacatttatgtaaagggtcatgctaacaagtgacttgttaagaagttaaaaatggaattaagtgatgaattcaaggtaaaaaagtcaaattttaaagtttaaaggTGTTAAATGCATAATTTTCAGGATAAAgtttagaaattaaattaactttttcttacTTTGAATTCATCACTGAATTTCATTTTTAGCttcttaacaagtgtccttAGTGCATTTGTAGCATTTTCCTTATGTaaatacaccctccggtcactaatataagtaaaattttgatttttagattcattcattaaataacaTATGTAGACTATAATaaagactacatacatcatttaatgaatgaatctaaaaatcaaagttttgcttatattaatgaccggagggtgtattgcttataatttttacaaagaaaattacaCAAGAATGGAAAATGAAGCTCATTCTGAGGATCTTTTAACAATAGAATAAGAGGcattaatttaacaaatttaaaagcTCTCTTCATGCCCAACCCCTCAATAAAACTTCCATCTCGACTATAAAACCCCTCCAAGCAATTTCACCCCTAATGTTCACCTCACAATGTCTGAAAGGAACAACATTTCATGATGCTTATTACCATGACACGAAAGCAAACAAATCTCAATGTTACGAATATTCTATTCATGCTCAATCATTGCACGGACATTTGAACGATGTCAAATGCTTTAGCCACCTCCTTTGAATCCCCTACAATAGTCCAATCGTAAAGATACCAAGTATGAAGAAGAAGCTTTCAATTATCTTAGATCGGGTGAATAAGCGGGTGTAACACAAGTGCAAAAGGAAGTGGCCCAATAGAGTTGCCTTATTGCACTCCATTGGATGACAAAATATGTTCATCCCCACGGTATAATATCACTTCCTAACTATAAATAAACTCAACCCATAAAGAAATGGATGGGCATCTCACCTCGCACACTAGTGCCGATGTATCTACCAAGTTGAAAGAATTCGAGAAATCTATCGTGAGCATAGCTAAAGAACCATCTCCATGCCATTGGCTCAACACCAtattaacatcataaaaaatgGCCTTTGCACCACCTAAAACCCCAACACCAAACTAAAAGTCATTGAGATATTAGGCCACATCTTTACGAACTTATTTCATAGCAATCTTGGATACCGGACGCCTGCAACTAGTACCTACTACAATAAGGTGCATTCCACGAACTAGTGCAAAAGCTACAAATTATACCAAACTCAACGAATACCTTATTCCTATCCATAAGTTAACCTTAGAGTGATAGCGCATAAAATATCTCTTGCCAGAACAAAACCTTTTCCACACAACGCAAATAATACGTGTTGGGCCCACAAACCATCTCTACCACATGATGTCCTTTTGGGGAACAATTTAAATAAGGGAAATATTAATGAGTGCTCCCGGGGCACTCATTAAGAACCTTacatagtaaatttttatgaaagtttgtgtaatcggtgcattgaaaattgaaaacttttacatttttcaagaataattacttaatttagcATGATTAACGAGTGTCCTAGGGgaactcgttaacaagacccatttAATAAACCTGAGAACAATGTCAACTTAAATCACATGGAGACCTACAAAAAATATGGTGGTTGGCTTGGAGGGAGGTGACATGTACGAGTGTTTATCGCCCAAAACCTCCATCGTATCTTTGTTATATGGGCCCACATTGGATGATCCCAAGACCTTCACAGGCGTTGCAATGTGTCCATCTGCAACCATAGATAAGTATTGTTTGATATTATGACCCTTCTTTTGTCTTTATCCTCAAAATAATCTTCTCCATAACTCACACCAAATTGCTCATAATCTCCCAACTCACATTCAACCAACTTGGCAAGACCACCCACTACTCTCCATTTAGCCAAGCAACCAAAAATGTGATATTGTTGCAAGGACTTGTGATTCTTGAACCTGCAATCTTGCCTAGTTCGAGGCTTTAAAACCTATAATGTGCGATGAGGAAGTAGTGACAACTGAAACGAAGCTCCTATATAAATCGGCTTAGCATCCACATGATAAGAGCATCAGGGTCTTTTCTAGTTGGTTTTGAAATATGTAGAATGTGGCTCTTAAACTCTCATGTCTCATTAGTAACACAAACCAGACCATCAGGGTGGTGACATGCACGGCTCATGGTATGAAAATTTATACACCTTCCAAATATCCATTGCTCAACCATCCTCATAGACTTTTCAAACGCCATAAACAAACTCCAATAAGTCTTGAGTTCTTCTGATCACGTACTTTTCCATTCATCCCTACTCCCTTTTGTTGCATCTAGGCAACAATGAACCTCCGAAACGGTCACTGAAAATCTCATATCTGACAAGAAGTCATCGgagaatgaaaaaaacaaaaaattaaaatactacaTATATTCTTGAATAacttatattcttttttatatttaaaactatTCCATTCAAtacaattgataaaaaaaataatgatctAGATATTCTagattataaaaagaaaatagataatattattttgtgtcTTTTATTGTTGGAGAACTAATTAAGAATATGATTGTACATTGTATCTTGCACGATCAACAGACAACTCCGGTTCATACACTTAAAAGTGGAGTAGGGTGTACTCAAGGAGTAGTTTGGGAAATTGTTTTGACATTCTCTTTGTTGTTCACTGTGTATGCAACTATGGTTGATCCAAAGAAAGGAGGATTTGCTGGACTTGGCCCAATTTTGATTGGATTTGTTGTAGGGGCTAACATCTTGGCTGGCGGGGCTTTTGCAGGTGCTTCCATGAATCCAGCAAGATCTTTTGGGCCTGCTTTGGTTAGTGGAAATTGGACTGACCAATGGATTTTTTGGGTTGGGCCTCTCATTGGTGGTGGACTTGCTGGTTTCATTTATGAGAATTTCTTCATCAATAGAACTCATGTTCCTCTGCTTGTAGATGAAGTTAGCTACTAAGAATTAAAATTAGGtgaatgtgatttattttttttatttagtagaGAAATAAAAAGTGAACTTGATTATATGTTTCTCTATTTGGGTTTATGTTGAACCCAAACTTGCTTAGATGTTGAGTTTGGTTTGGGACACTTGACTTGTATACCTATGTGTGAACACTTCTATCAAATAGAAGTAAAATggaattattaaaaataaaaaaattaaagcaagaCATGCTCCATGATCTATTTTGTAatgtaaaaaatagaaaactcaaaaaaattaactttaaagtGTTATAAGAAGTGCTAACAACACattcttaataaatattttccaattttttagttaaaaaaatacatatctgtcaattttttataaaaataaatatttttcaactctTTTGTTGGTTGAGTTCTATCTAAATTTAGTGGAACTtgtgaattttaattaataaaaaaatgtgttgaaAGTGTATATTATACATagcattataattttttaggaatatgttatatatatatatatataaagtattgTTGACATTATAACTTTCTTGTTAAATCTCTTATTACAAAGGGAAAATAGTCATGGTTATTGGGTGGACTTTGACCATGAAGTAAGAACTATTCCATTTAAAAGTTGAACTCTATTTATCATTTGATAGAATCCATTAACCATTTGAGtcaatcatttcatcatataatcAAGTATTATTGTTTcctagttttttaaaaaatacctCAATCAATTGAATGTCATATTCAATTATCCAATATacatatagatatttttttcgGGTGAGGTcgatatttttgtccatttccaatcaatttttgcataaaataatacatctgtttacttttcttttccACAAGCAAAATTAAATTTGCTGACTGCTCTAATGTTGCGGTGTCGTTCATAAACCTaaagtattattattacttGTCAGAACAAGAAAGTTTCATTATGCCACTTTGATTGTGAAAAACTTTAGAGtatacaatataaaataattcaatattgTCACATAGCTTTTAATTCATGTTGATATTGTTGGGGAGCTaaatagtagtagtagtagtaattaGTAACACCGTTGAAGGAACgttcaattttgatatttgtgCCACAATATATTAAAGAATTCTACAAGCTACTCAAGTTTCTGTTTTGTTCTGAAACTGCATGCAAAATAAAGACAAAAGATAAAGAACAAATCTTGGAACCTCTTTGAACTTCAAGTTAACTCTTCTTGAGAATCTTTGCTTCAAGTGTGTACCACACAAggtacatttttttctttctttttttggtaaagtTCATATTTTCCTATGTGCTTTctcttttcttgttttctatgtattttttgttatgaaaaatattcttttttttttttcttggttgttttatttggttttgcaTGTTAAATTTGGTGTCATTAAAATTGAGCCTTTGTTGTTTGGTTAGTGACAAGTCACATTTTGGTGagtttttgttgtgtttatgtgagtttctttcattttcttgttttttgttttgatttttcattcTTGACTTTCTCTACATTTTCTTAGGTCAGTTACATTTTAGTTTCAGTCCAAGTACATATTTGATTTTCtgagaaaatggtaaaattttcttgatattttttgcataattttCTTTAACTTAGATAGAGACATTCTTTCAATCTTGATATttgattcttttaatttttatttttttgcagaaGTGATGCATGCAAATTCTTGTTAATTGATGATAGTTGAAGAATTTTAGCAAAATGGGTGGAGATTTTTTGTCAATGTTTCATCTAGAAACAAAGAGATTAATATGGCTTATTGGAATTACTTTTTCAATAATCTTAGCTTTTCAGTATGTTGAACCAAATTATGGCAAtgttcttctctctctattctctgcTGATAGAATACCAACATCATCAGAAAGTACAGATACCAATGTGACAATTTTGAATCATGCAAACTTTACAGATGAACTTTCCATTCAGAAAGCTAATGCAACTATAGATACTGTTTCAATAACTGGTTTTGTCTTGGAACCAATATTGTCACAAAACAAATCTCAAGAAAAAGTAAATTCTTATTCTCCTTCTCCTGAGAATGCTCCAACAAATTTAAGTCCACCTTTTGGTTCTACGACAAATGTTGGTCCGAATATTACAACTGCAGTGTTATCAAATGATGATAACATAACGAATTCCATAAAGAATGAGAGTTTTAGTCCATCGTCGCAAAATGGTGGCAATGTACAAGACAAGAGTTCTTCTATCAGCAGCACTGTGCCTAAGGAGCGTCAAGAAATTCATGTACCGATTAAAGAAGTCACGACAGTGTCTGAAATGAACAAGTTATTGCTTCAAAGCCATGCTTCGTATCGATCAATGGTATGTGACAATTTTTACAATTCAGTCTTCTATAATGTTCAAATGTACTAAgcttatgttttcttttaatgTATTTTAGAAGCCGAGGTGGTTTTCAAATGTTGATCAAGAGTTACTACAGGCAAGATCAGAGATTGAAAATGCACCAATTGTAAAGAATGATCCAAATCTTTATGGTCCAATTTATCATAATGTTTCCATGTTCAAGAGGTAttactcaaaattttattttatttttcctttgaaaacaacttatagaagTATTTTCTAGAagtcaattttttgtttctgaaatttcacaaatatgaatgtgttttgttttgaatgattttaaaaaCCGACATCAAACCGGCCAGGGTTCAACTGCCTTAAACTGTTAAACTGGGACTGACCGTGATTGAACCGCCAAAATAACCGAACTGTAGTAAAGGCCAATTTAACGTCCAGTTCGGTTTATAGAACACTTCTTCACACTGAAAGAAATTAGTAGTGATTACATGAAATATGATAGTTATTGGTGTTGCTGAATTGACATTTAAACTTCAAATTTCCGTGTGACTGTAATTTTCAGGAGCTATGAATTAATGGAAGAGAGACTCAAAGTGTATGTATACAGAGAAGGAGCTAGACCTATACTGCATTCGCCGTTTCTCACTGGAATCTATGCTTCTGAAGGGTGGTTTATGAAGCTAATGGAAGCTAATAAACGATTTGTTACCAAAAATCCAAAGAAGGCTCATCTGTTTTACTTGCCATTCAGTTCTAGGATGCTAGAGGAAGCCTTGTATGTGAAGAATTCACATAGCCATAAGAACCTGATTCAATATCTACATGATTATGTAGACATGATTGCGGCGAGACATTCTTTCTGGAACAGAACTGGAGGTGCTGATCATTTTCTAGTTGGTTGTCATGATTGGGTAATGACTTCTCTTTGTCAATTTATTGAAAGTCTCGTATTTTAAATTGCGATGGCGGTTACTAATATGTTGTGATCCTTAATATGTACGGTAGACAAATGGTCACAAATGTGGCTAATGCGACTACAATTGCAGTCACAATATAGTATAAAGTGTTGTCAAGAAACGGTTGTAGCATTGTAGCATAGTGAAATTTGAAAAATCTGCAATTTTCCGCAATATGTGATTGACGACATTGCCTTTGTGATATAGAAACAAAAGCATAGGTATCTTGTATAGCATTAGTcttgtaaatattgttttattttctgaTACAAGATACTTCTCTTCTATGCAGGCTCCATCGGAAACAAAATTACGCTTGGCGAACTGCATAAGGTCCCTCTGCAACGCCGATGTAAAAGAAGGATTTGTCTTCGGCAAAGACGCGTCTCTTCCTGAAACATACGTCCGAAACGCTCAAATTCCAACAAGGGATCTTGGTGgcaattcattttcaaagaaGACAACATTAGCCTTTTTCGCAGGGAGCATGCATGGTTATGTAAGGCCAATACTATTGAAACATTGGGAAAACAAAGATCCTGACATGAAAATCTTTGGAAAATTGCCAAATTCTAAAGGAAACAGTAACTACATTCATTACATGAAGAGTAGCAAGTACTGTATTTGTGCAAAAGGGTATGAAGTGAATAGTCCAAGAGTCGTGGAAGCAATTTTCTATGAATGTGTTCCGGTTATTATATCGGATAATTTTGTGCCACCCTTTTTCGAGGTTTTGGATTGGGAATCCTTTTCTGTCATTGTTTTGGAGAAGGATAttccaaatttgaaaaatatactaCTTTCTATTCCGGAAAAGCGGTATCTAAGCATGCTAATGAGGGTAAAAAAGGTACAGAAGCATTTCCTTTGGAACAAGAATCCTGTCAAGTATGATATATTTCATATGATCCTTCACTCTATTTGGTACAATAGAGTCTTCTCTGCCACTAGTTAGATAACTTGGAGATAAAGTAGGAACAGgttgtatatttttttcttttgggatTCTTAGCTGAGAAATTTTCGTCATGAGTAAAAATATAGATAAGGTCATTTATTTGTGAATTTGTGTATATCTTTGGAGCTTTGGGCCTTAATAAAGTCGCAATCTAACACGAACTATTTACTGAGCAGTGAACACTACTCGAGAGACGCTAGCCAAACTTTTCTTCTCGATGAAGACATCTTAATGAACATGGCTTTCGAATCTTTATTGATAAATTTTTCCAGTGCATTATTGTATATTGTAGTTGGAATATCTTCCATGGATTCGAGTAAATCCATGCATGCCTCCACGGAATAGCGACCTGATTGATTATTTTGAGCTTTATAGCATTCTGCTTTTGCTTTATATTACTCTGTCATCGCGCTCGTTAATTGGCTTAAAGCTGCATCGATTATCTCTGTTATAGAACTCTCTGCATCTTTACGACACAGCTAAACTATACATAAATAACGTACTTTGTTAATGTGAGAAAATAGCAAAATCAATGCGAGAAATCTATAACATACTTTGTGAAAGCTTCTCTTATATGATATGATGTGAATGATGCACAAGCTTTAGGTGCATCCGTACAGAAACATTTGTAGATTCTTATGGATTCTATATACTTGCAGCACACGTATAGTTGAATGGCCTATATGCCCACCAAAATAAtgacaacaataaatatttaaaccTAGAAATGATTTGGAAAGTAATACCGACACTTCAAATTAAAGGTGTGTTCAGGTGTCAGACACATGCCAATGTCTGACACTCACATGTCTCAGTGTCAAACGTTGACACTTATGATTACATACaatcactttattttttattactatcGGTGTCTATATGTCTGTGTTGGTATTGTGTCCAATATCTGTGTAAATTTGTATTTGCAAAAACAAATCATCCAGGAAATTCATCAAACAAGTTTTGTACAAGGACTAATATATATCAAACAATTGCAAATTTAATCACAATGAATAATAGATTCAACAACACATTGCTAATCAAGATATATACAAAAACAGAATCAGAAAATCCAAAACTTATAAACGAACCATAAACAAAATGCATAGATTACGCTCCTAAGAAACGAAAATGGAAAATGTTGCTATGAGTGCGAGATGCACATTTATCTCAGtgttcaaaaaattgaaaacgatTGCAACATGAAGAACATTTTTCAGCAAAGATTGAAAAGGAAGTAATCAGATATAAACCTTTATCATATTCTCGAACACTGTCaagtgtaaaaataataatttagctACTTACACCCCCTATTTTCATGGTTACATCCCTCAAACATATCAATTTAACAATCATACCTAAATTACCCCTAACCTGATATTTGATCAATGACTTTTGTTTATAGAGAAAATTTGTTTGGTTGGTAGGCGAGAACTTACCTCATGTGCCTGATGAATTCCtcgattaatattagttatgTTAAATGATGGTGaaaacttcattttaaaaacataataaccaaaaataataattatatatttgatcGTTGGACC is from Medicago truncatula cultivar Jemalong A17 chromosome 1, MtrunA17r5.0-ANR, whole genome shotgun sequence and encodes:
- the LOC11424458 gene encoding aquaporin TIP4-1, with translation MAKITLGTTQEAAQPNCIQALIVEFIVTFLFVFAGVASKMAADKLSGDGLVGLFFVAMANVLLVAVMISAGHVSGGHLNPAVTFGLLVGGHITVVRSILYWIDQLIASAGACYLLHYLTGGLTTPVHTLKSGVGCTQGVVWEIVLTFSLLFTVYATMVDPKKGGFAGLGPILIGFVVGANILAGGAFAGASMNPARSFGPALVSGNWTDQWIFWVGPLIGGGLAGFIYENFFINRTHVPLLVDEVSY
- the LOC11423147 gene encoding probable glycosyltransferase At5g03795 — protein: MGGDFLSMFHLETKRLIWLIGITFSIILAFQYVEPNYGNVLLSLFSADRIPTSSESTDTNVTILNHANFTDELSIQKANATIDTVSITGFVLEPILSQNKSQEKVNSYSPSPENAPTNLSPPFGSTTNVGPNITTAVLSNDDNITNSIKNESFSPSSQNGGNVQDKSSSISSTVPKERQEIHVPIKEVTTVSEMNKLLLQSHASYRSMKPRWFSNVDQELLQARSEIENAPIVKNDPNLYGPIYHNVSMFKRSYELMEERLKVYVYREGARPILHSPFLTGIYASEGWFMKLMEANKRFVTKNPKKAHLFYLPFSSRMLEEALYVKNSHSHKNLIQYLHDYVDMIAARHSFWNRTGGADHFLVGCHDWAPSETKLRLANCIRSLCNADVKEGFVFGKDASLPETYVRNAQIPTRDLGGNSFSKKTTLAFFAGSMHGYVRPILLKHWENKDPDMKIFGKLPNSKGNSNYIHYMKSSKYCICAKGYEVNSPRVVEAIFYECVPVIISDNFVPPFFEVLDWESFSVIVLEKDIPNLKNILLSIPEKRYLSMLMRVKKVQKHFLWNKNPVKYDIFHMILHSIWYNRVFSATS